A single window of Nicotiana sylvestris chromosome 3, ASM39365v2, whole genome shotgun sequence DNA harbors:
- the LOC104242682 gene encoding large ribosomal subunit protein P1-like: MSSVGELGCTYAALLLYDDGIPITAEKIATVVKAANISVESYWPSLFAKLFEKRDVEDLILNVGIGGGGAAVAVAAPVAGGGAAAAAPAAEEKKEEKKEESDDEDLGLSLFD; the protein is encoded by the exons ATGTCATCAGTTGGGGAACTTGGTTGTACCTACGCTGCATTGCTTCTCTACGATGATGGCATTCCCATCACT GCTGAGAAGATTGCTACGGTGGTGAAGGCAGCAAATATTTCAGTGGAGTCCTATTGGCCTAGCCTTTTTGCGAAGCTGTTTGAGAAGAGGGACGTCGAGGACCTCATCTTGAATGTTGGGATAGGTGGCGGTGGTGCAGCCGTTGCCGTTGCTGCGCCGGTTGCCGGAGGTGGTGCTGCCGCTGCTGCTCCCGCCGCTGAGGAGAAAAAG GAGGAGAAAAAAGAGGAGAGCGACGACGAGGACTTGGGATTGAGCTTGTTTGATTAG
- the LOC104242681 gene encoding serine/arginine-rich splicing factor SR34A-like isoform X1, translating to MSGRFSRTIYVGNLPADIKESEVEDLFYKYGRILDIELKIPPRPPCFSFVEFESSRDAEDAIRGRDGYNFDGCRLRVELAHGGRGPSSSSDRRGSYGSSGGGGRYGVSRHSDYRVIVRGLPSSASWQDLKDHMRKAGEVCFAEVSRDSEGTFGMVDYTTYEDMKYAIRKLDDTEFRNPWTRTYIRVKEYKRSPSRSRSRSRSPKRSRSRSRSRSPKRSRSKSPGRSLSRSPTPKSRSASPVKPTRSRSMSRSRSRSISRSLSRSRSASPRQARSNSG from the exons ATGAGTGGCCGTTTTTCACGCACGATTTATGTTGGCAACCTTCCAGCTGATATAAAGGAATCGGAAGTTGAAGATCTATTTTATAAG TATGGTCGTATATTGGATATTGAGTTGAAGATTCCACCTCGCCCTCCTTGCTTTTCTTTTGTGGAG TTTGAAAGTTCTCGAGATGCAGAAGATGCCATCAGGGGTAGAGATGGTTACAACTTTGATGGCTGTCGCCTGAGG GTTGAGCTTGCTCATGGAGGAAGAGGGCCATCATCTTCAAGTGATCGCCGAGGCAGCTATGGCAGCAGTGGTGGTGGAGGGCGTTATGGTGTTTCTCGGCATTCTGATTACCGAG TTATTGTTCGAGGTCTTCCATCTTCTGCTTCTTGGCAAGATTTGAAG GATCATATGCGGAAAGCTGGTGAAGTGTGCTTTGCTGAAGTTTCTCGTGACAGTGAAG GTACCTTTGGCATGGTTGACTACACAACTTATGAAGACATGAAGTATGCT ATAAGGAAACTTGATGATACTGAGTTCAGGAATCCTTGGACAAGAACCTACATCCGG GTGAAAGAATACAAGCGAAGTCCTTCAAGAAGTCGCAGTAGGAGCAGAAGTCCAAAGAGGAGCAGGAGCAGGAGCAGAAGCAGAAGTCCAAAGAGGAGTAGGAG CAAATCACCCGGCCGATCACTTTCGAGATCACCAACGCCGAAGTCTAGATCTGCGTCTCCTGTTAAGCCAACCAG GTCCAGATCAATGTCAAGGTCGAGGTCTAGGTCTATATCGAGGTCACTGTCAAGGTCCAGATCGGCATCACCACGGCAG GCACGATCAAACAGTGGCTGA
- the LOC104242681 gene encoding serine/arginine-rich splicing factor SR34A-like isoform X2: MAENIMYGRILDIELKIPPRPPCFSFVEFESSRDAEDAIRGRDGYNFDGCRLRVELAHGGRGPSSSSDRRGSYGSSGGGGRYGVSRHSDYRVIVRGLPSSASWQDLKDHMRKAGEVCFAEVSRDSEGTFGMVDYTTYEDMKYAIRKLDDTEFRNPWTRTYIRVKEYKRSPSRSRSRSRSPKRSRSRSRSRSPKRSRSKSPGRSLSRSPTPKSRSASPVKPTRSRSMSRSRSRSISRSLSRSRSASPRQARSNSG, encoded by the exons ATGGCTGAAAACATAATG TATGGTCGTATATTGGATATTGAGTTGAAGATTCCACCTCGCCCTCCTTGCTTTTCTTTTGTGGAG TTTGAAAGTTCTCGAGATGCAGAAGATGCCATCAGGGGTAGAGATGGTTACAACTTTGATGGCTGTCGCCTGAGG GTTGAGCTTGCTCATGGAGGAAGAGGGCCATCATCTTCAAGTGATCGCCGAGGCAGCTATGGCAGCAGTGGTGGTGGAGGGCGTTATGGTGTTTCTCGGCATTCTGATTACCGAG TTATTGTTCGAGGTCTTCCATCTTCTGCTTCTTGGCAAGATTTGAAG GATCATATGCGGAAAGCTGGTGAAGTGTGCTTTGCTGAAGTTTCTCGTGACAGTGAAG GTACCTTTGGCATGGTTGACTACACAACTTATGAAGACATGAAGTATGCT ATAAGGAAACTTGATGATACTGAGTTCAGGAATCCTTGGACAAGAACCTACATCCGG GTGAAAGAATACAAGCGAAGTCCTTCAAGAAGTCGCAGTAGGAGCAGAAGTCCAAAGAGGAGCAGGAGCAGGAGCAGAAGCAGAAGTCCAAAGAGGAGTAGGAG CAAATCACCCGGCCGATCACTTTCGAGATCACCAACGCCGAAGTCTAGATCTGCGTCTCCTGTTAAGCCAACCAG GTCCAGATCAATGTCAAGGTCGAGGTCTAGGTCTATATCGAGGTCACTGTCAAGGTCCAGATCGGCATCACCACGGCAG GCACGATCAAACAGTGGCTGA